A part of Micromonospora chersina genomic DNA contains:
- a CDS encoding bifunctional methylenetetrahydrofolate dehydrogenase/methenyltetrahydrofolate cyclohydrolase: MTATILDGKATAAEIKDELRARVKALAERGITPGLGTVLVGEDPGSQAYVNGKHRDCAEVGIASIRRELPADATQEQLDAVLTELNADPGCHGYIVQLPLPAHLDTQRALELIDPDKDADGLHPVNLGRLVLGYDAPLPCTPRGIVELLRRHDVPLRGAKVALVGRGNTVGRPLGLLLTRRSENATVTLCHTGTLDLAAHTREADIVIVAAGVPGLLTADMVTPGATVVDVGITRVIGADGKGRYTGDVDPEVAGVAGKLVPMPGGVGPMTRAMLLTNVVERAERQH; encoded by the coding sequence GTGACGGCGACGATCCTGGACGGCAAGGCGACCGCGGCGGAGATCAAGGACGAGTTGCGGGCACGGGTCAAGGCGCTGGCGGAGCGCGGCATCACCCCCGGGCTGGGCACGGTCCTGGTCGGGGAGGACCCCGGCTCCCAGGCGTACGTCAACGGCAAGCACCGGGACTGCGCCGAGGTGGGCATCGCCTCGATCCGTCGGGAGCTGCCCGCCGACGCGACCCAGGAGCAGCTCGACGCGGTGCTCACCGAGCTGAACGCCGACCCGGGCTGCCACGGCTACATCGTCCAGCTGCCGCTCCCGGCCCACCTGGACACCCAGCGGGCGCTGGAGCTGATCGACCCGGACAAGGACGCCGACGGCCTGCACCCGGTCAACCTGGGCCGGCTCGTGCTCGGCTACGACGCCCCGCTGCCCTGCACCCCGCGCGGCATCGTCGAGCTGCTCCGCCGGCACGACGTGCCGCTGCGCGGGGCGAAGGTGGCGCTGGTCGGCCGGGGCAACACCGTCGGCCGCCCGCTCGGCCTGCTGCTCACCCGGCGCAGCGAGAACGCCACCGTGACGCTCTGCCACACCGGCACGCTCGACCTCGCCGCGCACACCCGGGAGGCCGACATCGTGATCGTCGCGGCCGGCGTGCCGGGCCTGCTCACCGCCGACATGGTCACCCCGGGCGCGACAGTGGTGGACGTCGGCATCACCCGCGTGATCGGGGCCGACGGCAAGGGCCGCTACACCGGCGACGTGGACCCGGAGGTCGCCGGGGTGGCCGGGAAGCTGGTGCCGATGCCGGGCGGCGTCGGCCCGATGACCCGGGCCATGCTGCTGACAAACGTCGTCGAGCGGGCCGAGCGGCAGCACTGA
- the mdh gene encoding malate dehydrogenase: protein MGKKVTVVGAGFYGSTTAQRLAEYDVFDTVVITDIVEGKPAGLALDLNQSRAVEGFETKVVGVTTGPNGEGYEAIEGSDVVVITAGLPRKPGMSRMDLLETNAKIVRQVSENVAKYAPNAVVIVVSNPLDEMTALAQLATQFPKNRVLGQAGMLDTARFTNFVAEALNVPVKSVKTLTLGSHGDTMVPVPSKSTVNGKPLRESMPAEQIEELVVKTRNGGAEVVALLKTGSAYYAPSAAAARMAKAVAEDSGEVMPVCAWVDGQYGISGVYLGVEAEIGAEGVKRVVETDLDADELAALKEAAEAVRAKQADVANM from the coding sequence ATGGGTAAGAAGGTCACTGTCGTCGGGGCCGGCTTCTACGGCTCCACCACCGCACAGCGCCTGGCCGAGTACGACGTCTTCGACACCGTCGTGATCACCGACATCGTGGAGGGCAAGCCGGCGGGTCTCGCGCTGGACCTCAACCAGTCGCGCGCCGTCGAGGGCTTCGAGACCAAGGTCGTCGGCGTCACCACCGGCCCGAACGGCGAGGGCTACGAGGCCATCGAGGGCTCGGACGTCGTCGTCATCACCGCCGGCCTGCCCCGCAAGCCGGGCATGAGCCGGATGGACCTGCTGGAGACCAACGCCAAGATCGTCCGCCAGGTCTCCGAGAACGTCGCCAAGTACGCCCCCAACGCCGTCGTCATCGTCGTCTCCAACCCGCTCGACGAGATGACCGCGCTGGCCCAGCTCGCCACCCAGTTCCCGAAGAACCGGGTGCTCGGCCAGGCCGGCATGCTCGACACCGCCCGGTTCACCAACTTCGTGGCCGAGGCGCTGAACGTGCCGGTGAAGTCGGTGAAGACCCTGACCCTGGGCTCGCACGGCGACACCATGGTCCCGGTCCCGTCGAAGAGCACCGTGAACGGCAAGCCGCTGCGCGAGTCCATGCCGGCCGAGCAGATCGAGGAGCTGGTCGTCAAGACCCGCAACGGTGGCGCCGAGGTCGTCGCGCTGCTGAAGACCGGCTCGGCGTACTACGCCCCGTCGGCCGCCGCCGCCCGGATGGCCAAGGCCGTCGCCGAGGACTCCGGCGAGGTCATGCCGGTCTGCGCCTGGGTCGACGGGCAGTACGGCATCTCCGGCGTCTACCTGGGCGTCGAGGCCGAGATCGGCGCCGAGGGCGTCAAGCGGGTCGTCGAGACCGACCTGGACGCCGACGAGCTGGCCGCCCTGAAGGAGGCCGCCGAGGCCGTCCGCGCCAAGCAGGCCGACGTAGCCAACATGTGA
- a CDS encoding MBL fold metallo-hydrolase, translating into MPLTHTVGSITVTALVDGAGPFFQPRAEAFPDATVEQWREADLRDPDSVTPDGRWWLPFRAFALRAGDGPVTLVDAGIGPADALAASWAPVPGRLPAELAAAGIDPADVRTVVLTHLHTDHIGWAGPLFPNADHLVQRAELAALELFHPELPARLLGPLRAAGQLRVVDGDMTLSPGVRVLSTPGHTPGHQSVLVDDGTDRLLVTGDLLVHTLQLLDPTLAYAHEENPTQAATTRTRLLRAVTPATLATPHLGNPFTPHRDPHPTPAQPR; encoded by the coding sequence ATGCCGCTGACTCACACGGTCGGGTCTATCACGGTCACCGCCCTGGTCGACGGGGCGGGTCCCTTCTTCCAGCCGCGCGCCGAGGCGTTCCCGGACGCCACCGTGGAGCAGTGGCGCGAGGCCGACCTGCGGGACCCGGACAGCGTCACCCCGGACGGCCGCTGGTGGCTGCCGTTCCGCGCGTTCGCGCTGCGAGCCGGGGACGGGCCGGTCACCCTGGTGGACGCCGGGATCGGCCCGGCCGACGCGCTCGCCGCGAGCTGGGCCCCGGTGCCGGGCCGGCTGCCGGCCGAGCTGGCCGCCGCCGGCATCGACCCGGCGGACGTCCGCACCGTGGTGCTCACCCACCTGCACACCGACCACATCGGCTGGGCGGGCCCGCTCTTCCCGAACGCGGACCACCTGGTGCAGCGCGCCGAACTGGCCGCGCTGGAGCTGTTCCACCCCGAACTGCCGGCCCGGCTCCTGGGGCCGTTGCGCGCCGCCGGCCAGCTCCGGGTGGTCGACGGCGACATGACCCTGTCCCCAGGGGTACGCGTGCTGAGCACGCCCGGCCACACCCCCGGCCACCAGTCCGTGCTTGTCGACGACGGCACCGACCGCCTCCTGGTGACCGGCGACCTCCTGGTGCACACCCTCCAACTGCTCGACCCGACGCTGGCCTACGCCCACGAGGAAAACCCGACGCAGGCAGCAACGACCCGCACCCGCCTGCTGCGCGCCGTAACCCCGGCAACCCTGGCCACCCCCCACCTGGGCAACCCCTTCACCCCCCACCGTGACCCCCACCCCACCCCCGCCCAGCCCCGGTGA
- a CDS encoding NADP-dependent isocitrate dehydrogenase: MAKIKVNNPVVEIDGDEMTRIIWKQIREQLILPYLDVDLHYYDLSIENRDATDDQVTVDAANAIKEHGVGVKCATITPDEARVEEFGLKKMWRSPNGTIRNILGGVVFREPIIMSNVPRLVPGWTKPIVIGRHAHGDQYKATDFVVPGPGKVTITYTPADGGAPMEMEVANFPGGGIAMGMYNYDESIRDFARASFRYGLDRKYPVYLSTKNTILKAYDGRFKDLFAEVFENEFRSEFEAAGITYEHRLIDDMVAAALKWEGGYVWACKNYDGDVQSDTVAQGFGSLGLMTSVLLSPDGRTVEAEAAHGTVTRHYRQWQKGEKTSTNPIASIYAWTRGLAHRGKLDNTPAVTEFANTLEQVIVETVEGGQMTKDLALLISRDAPWLTTDEFMNALDENLARKLSA, from the coding sequence ATGGCGAAGATCAAGGTAAACAACCCGGTCGTGGAGATCGACGGCGACGAGATGACCCGGATCATCTGGAAGCAGATCCGGGAGCAGCTGATCCTGCCGTACCTCGACGTCGACCTGCACTACTACGACCTGTCGATTGAGAACCGCGACGCGACCGACGACCAGGTCACCGTCGACGCCGCGAACGCCATCAAGGAGCACGGCGTCGGCGTCAAGTGCGCCACCATCACCCCGGACGAGGCCCGGGTGGAGGAGTTCGGCCTGAAGAAGATGTGGCGGTCGCCGAACGGCACCATCCGCAACATCCTGGGCGGCGTGGTCTTCCGCGAGCCGATCATCATGTCGAACGTGCCGCGGCTGGTCCCCGGCTGGACCAAGCCGATCGTCATCGGCCGGCACGCGCACGGTGACCAGTACAAGGCGACCGACTTCGTCGTTCCCGGCCCGGGCAAGGTGACGATCACCTACACCCCGGCCGACGGTGGCGCCCCGATGGAGATGGAGGTCGCCAACTTCCCGGGCGGCGGCATCGCCATGGGCATGTACAACTACGACGAGTCGATCCGGGACTTCGCCCGGGCCTCGTTCCGGTACGGCCTGGACCGCAAGTACCCGGTCTACCTGTCGACCAAGAACACCATCCTCAAGGCGTACGACGGCCGGTTCAAGGACCTGTTCGCCGAGGTGTTCGAGAACGAGTTCCGGTCGGAGTTCGAGGCCGCCGGCATCACGTACGAGCACCGGCTGATCGACGACATGGTCGCCGCCGCGCTCAAGTGGGAGGGCGGCTACGTCTGGGCCTGCAAGAACTACGACGGTGACGTGCAGTCCGACACCGTCGCGCAGGGCTTCGGCTCGCTGGGCCTGATGACCTCCGTCCTGCTCTCCCCGGACGGCCGCACCGTCGAGGCGGAGGCCGCGCACGGCACCGTCACCCGGCACTACCGGCAGTGGCAGAAGGGCGAGAAGACCTCGACCAACCCGATCGCCTCGATCTACGCCTGGACCCGGGGCCTGGCCCACCGGGGCAAGCTGGACAACACCCCGGCGGTCACCGAGTTCGCCAACACCCTGGAGCAGGTCATCGTGGAGACCGTCGAGGGCGGCCAGATGACCAAGGACCTCGCGCTGCTCATCTCGCGGGACGCCCCGTGGCTGACCACCGACGAGTTCATGAACGCGCTGGACGAGAACCTGGCCCGCAAGCTGTCGGCCTGA
- the galT gene encoding galactose-1-phosphate uridylyltransferase: MKRTQIELADGRELIYFDERDDAVRDQPDRRELPPPPHASQLRYDPLTDEWVAVAVHRQTRTFLPPADQCPLCPSRSDRLSEIPAPDYDVVVFENRFPSLSQRVAEEPAEITPFTPVRPGRGKCEVVCFTDDHNASFAGLPPARVRTVLDALADRTTALSELPGVEQIFPFENRGVEIGVTLHHPHGQIYAYPFVTPRTRTMLAAARRHFARTGGNLYADVLAAERAAGDRVVASNEHWTAYVPAAARWPFEVHVAPHRPVPDIPALDDAERDAFGPLYLDVLRRFDGLFDMPMPYIAAWHQAPVHVDRELGHLHLQLFSIRRAKDKLKYLAGSESGMGVFINDIAPERAAELLRAA, translated from the coding sequence GTGAAGCGTACGCAGATCGAGCTGGCCGACGGCCGCGAGTTGATCTACTTCGACGAGCGGGACGACGCGGTCCGTGACCAGCCGGACCGGCGGGAGCTGCCCCCGCCGCCACACGCCTCGCAGCTCCGGTACGACCCGCTGACCGACGAGTGGGTGGCGGTCGCGGTCCACCGGCAGACCCGGACCTTCCTCCCCCCGGCCGACCAGTGCCCGCTCTGCCCCTCCCGGAGTGACCGGCTCAGCGAGATCCCCGCCCCCGACTACGACGTGGTCGTCTTCGAGAACCGGTTCCCGTCGCTCAGCCAGCGGGTCGCCGAGGAGCCGGCCGAGATCACCCCGTTCACCCCGGTCCGGCCCGGGCGCGGCAAGTGCGAGGTGGTCTGCTTCACCGACGACCACAACGCCTCGTTCGCGGGCCTGCCCCCGGCGCGGGTGCGCACCGTGCTCGACGCGCTGGCCGACCGCACCACGGCGCTGAGCGAGCTGCCCGGCGTCGAGCAGATCTTCCCGTTCGAGAACCGGGGCGTGGAGATCGGCGTGACCCTGCACCACCCGCACGGCCAGATCTACGCGTACCCGTTCGTCACGCCGCGGACCCGCACCATGCTGGCCGCCGCCCGCCGGCACTTCGCGCGCACCGGGGGCAACCTCTACGCCGACGTGCTCGCCGCCGAACGCGCCGCCGGCGACCGGGTGGTGGCGAGCAACGAGCACTGGACGGCGTACGTCCCGGCGGCGGCCCGCTGGCCGTTCGAGGTGCACGTGGCGCCGCACCGCCCGGTGCCGGACATCCCCGCCCTGGACGACGCCGAGCGGGACGCCTTCGGCCCGCTCTACCTGGACGTGCTGCGCCGCTTCGACGGGCTGTTCGACATGCCCATGCCGTACATCGCCGCCTGGCACCAGGCGCCGGTGCACGTCGACCGGGAGCTGGGGCACCTGCACCTGCAGCTGTTCAGCATCCGGCGCGCGAAGGACAAGCTGAAGTACCTGGCCGGCTCCGAGTCGGGGATGGGCGTCTTCATCAACGACATCGCCCCCGAGCGGGCCGCGGAACTGCTCCGCGCCGCCTGA
- a CDS encoding DeoR/GlpR family DNA-binding transcription regulator encodes MLARQRQAVILERVRAVGGVRVTELAAEFGVSDMTIRRDLETLHEQGLLAKVHGGATLAGPGSTDEPGFRAKSVRQSGEKAAIADRAAQLVRPGAAIALSAGTTTAELARRLTDVPGLTVVTNSLPVAEILHVGGRPDQTVVLTGGVRTPSDALVGPLAVAAIGALHLDLLFLGVHGISERAGFTTPNLMEADTDRALVAAADRLVVLADHTKWGTVGISSIVGLDAADVLVTDDRLAPDARRVLEDRVGELVIVAGTEGAE; translated from the coding sequence GTGCTGGCACGGCAGCGGCAGGCGGTCATCCTGGAACGGGTCCGCGCCGTCGGAGGCGTCCGGGTCACCGAGCTGGCCGCCGAGTTCGGCGTCTCGGACATGACGATCCGGCGCGACCTGGAGACGCTGCACGAGCAGGGCCTGCTCGCCAAGGTGCACGGCGGGGCGACGCTGGCCGGGCCCGGCTCGACCGACGAGCCCGGCTTCCGGGCCAAGTCGGTGCGGCAGTCCGGGGAGAAGGCGGCCATCGCCGACCGGGCCGCGCAGCTCGTACGCCCCGGCGCGGCCATCGCGCTCTCCGCCGGCACCACCACGGCCGAGCTGGCCCGCCGCCTTACCGACGTCCCGGGCCTGACCGTGGTGACGAACTCCCTGCCGGTGGCCGAGATCCTGCACGTCGGCGGCCGGCCGGACCAGACCGTGGTGCTCACCGGCGGGGTGCGCACCCCCTCGGACGCCCTTGTCGGCCCGCTGGCCGTGGCCGCGATCGGCGCGCTCCACCTGGACCTGCTCTTCCTCGGCGTGCACGGGATCAGTGAGCGCGCCGGCTTCACCACCCCCAACCTCATGGAGGCGGACACCGACCGGGCGCTGGTGGCGGCCGCCGACCGGCTCGTGGTGCTCGCCGACCACACCAAGTGGGGCACGGTCGGCATCTCCTCGATCGTCGGCCTGGACGCGGCGGACGTGCTGGTCACCGACGACCGGTTGGCACCGGACGCGCGACGGGTACTCGAGGACAGGGTGGGCGAGCTGGTGATCGTGGCGGGCACGGAGGGTGCGGAGTGA
- the cysC gene encoding adenylyl-sulfate kinase has protein sequence MSNGWVLPEDVLRDAPAYAPRPAELADLELLLTGAYAPLTGFMTRADLASLGRRGRLADGTPWPVPVTLQVPAALADGLVLDDPLRRALVLTDGEGAPVAAMDVTDVWQVREGTAGVGGAVRRLGDGGHGPFQRLRRSPDEVRGLLPPGRVLGVFADRPLHRPQLAQIAHAARTLGAHLLVLIPAGEEAIGGLPAEALVRSVFAARDRMPPATLVAVPLAKRRDEISDALLRARVAAAYGVTHLLSTEGMLSGAGLRVLVPRELAYDNRDGQWRWREDIPPRNRRLALSQEEIDDLLDRGFPLPEWHTPPAVAKELARARPPRRHRGLVIFLTGLSGSGKSTIARGLADVLREGGDRTITLLDGDVVRRELSAGLGFSKADRDLNVRRIGWVAAEIARHRGVGICCPIAPYAAARATAREMAQAAGAGFLLVHVATPLEVCEQRDRKGLYARARAGLITGMTGIDDPYEEPTDADLVVDTTDMTVEEAVQRVMEHLTETGWVEPRLQPA, from the coding sequence ATGAGCAACGGGTGGGTGCTGCCCGAGGACGTTTTGCGGGACGCGCCGGCGTACGCGCCAAGGCCCGCTGAGCTGGCCGATCTGGAGTTGCTGCTGACCGGGGCGTACGCCCCGCTGACGGGCTTCATGACGCGGGCCGACCTGGCCTCGCTGGGCCGGCGCGGGCGGCTCGCCGACGGCACGCCGTGGCCGGTGCCGGTGACGCTCCAGGTGCCGGCCGCGCTGGCCGACGGGCTGGTGCTGGACGACCCGCTGCGCCGGGCGCTGGTGCTCACCGACGGCGAGGGCGCCCCGGTGGCCGCCATGGACGTGACCGACGTCTGGCAGGTCCGCGAGGGCACGGCCGGGGTGGGCGGGGCGGTCCGCCGGCTGGGCGACGGCGGTCACGGGCCGTTCCAGCGGCTGCGGCGCAGCCCGGACGAGGTGCGGGGGCTGCTGCCCCCGGGGCGGGTGCTGGGGGTCTTCGCCGACCGTCCGCTGCACCGGCCGCAGCTCGCGCAGATCGCGCACGCCGCCCGCACGCTCGGCGCGCACCTGCTGGTGCTGATCCCGGCGGGCGAGGAGGCGATCGGCGGGCTGCCGGCCGAGGCGCTGGTGCGCAGCGTGTTCGCCGCCCGCGACCGGATGCCCCCGGCCACGCTGGTGGCGGTGCCGCTGGCGAAGCGACGCGACGAGATCAGCGACGCGCTGCTGCGGGCGCGGGTCGCCGCCGCGTACGGGGTGACCCACCTGCTCTCCACCGAGGGCATGCTCTCCGGGGCCGGCCTGCGGGTGCTCGTGCCCCGCGAACTGGCCTACGACAACCGGGACGGGCAGTGGCGCTGGCGGGAGGACATCCCGCCGCGCAACCGGCGGCTGGCGCTCAGCCAGGAGGAGATCGACGACCTGCTGGACCGGGGCTTCCCGCTGCCCGAGTGGCACACGCCGCCGGCGGTGGCCAAGGAGCTGGCCCGGGCCCGCCCGCCGCGCCGGCACCGCGGCCTGGTGATCTTCCTGACCGGCCTGTCCGGCTCCGGCAAGTCGACGATCGCCCGCGGCCTGGCCGACGTGCTCCGCGAGGGTGGCGACCGGACCATCACCCTGCTCGACGGCGACGTGGTGCGCCGCGAGCTCTCGGCCGGGCTGGGCTTCAGCAAGGCCGACCGCGACCTCAACGTGCGCCGGATCGGCTGGGTGGCCGCCGAGATCGCCCGGCACCGGGGCGTGGGCATCTGCTGCCCGATCGCCCCGTACGCGGCCGCCCGCGCCACCGCCCGCGAGATGGCGCAGGCCGCCGGTGCCGGCTTCCTGCTGGTGCACGTGGCCACGCCGCTGGAGGTCTGCGAGCAGCGCGACCGCAAGGGCCTGTATGCGCGCGCCCGGGCCGGCCTGATCACCGGGATGACCGGGATCGACGACCCGTACGAGGAGCCGACCGACGCCGACCTGGTGGTGGACACCACGGACATGACCGTCGAGGAGGCGGTGCAGCGGGTGATGGAACACCTCACCGAGACCGGCTGGGTGGAGCCCCGCCTCCAGCCCGCCTGA
- a CDS encoding DM13 domain-containing protein, protein MPIRLLRAPLTWVAVAVLAAGAAAGLYWFQPWRLVTDTEVHEELTAVSAEPAPPPGAATPSAATPSASPASTGPVLVSRGDFVSHEHETRGAARIVRTADGRHRLELVGLDTSNGPDLQVWLTDQPVRTGPSGWHVFDDGRHVALGPLKGNRGDQAYEIPAGTDFTGLTSVSIWCERFAVSFGAAPLTAAG, encoded by the coding sequence ATGCCGATCCGCCTGCTACGCGCGCCGCTGACCTGGGTCGCGGTCGCCGTCCTCGCCGCCGGCGCGGCCGCCGGCCTGTACTGGTTCCAGCCGTGGAGGCTGGTCACCGACACCGAGGTGCACGAGGAGCTCACGGCGGTCTCCGCCGAGCCGGCGCCCCCGCCCGGCGCCGCCACGCCGTCCGCCGCCACGCCGTCCGCCTCCCCCGCGTCCACCGGGCCGGTGCTGGTCAGCCGGGGCGACTTCGTCAGCCACGAGCACGAGACCCGCGGTGCGGCCCGGATCGTCCGCACCGCCGACGGCCGGCACCGGCTGGAACTGGTCGGGCTGGACACCTCGAACGGTCCGGATCTTCAGGTCTGGCTGACCGACCAGCCCGTTCGCACCGGGCCGTCCGGGTGGCACGTCTTCGACGACGGCCGGCACGTGGCGCTCGGCCCGCTCAAGGGCAACCGCGGCGACCAGGCGTACGAGATACCGGCCGGGACCGACTTCACCGGGCTGACCAGCGTCTCGATCTGGTGCGAGCGGTTCGCCGTCTCGTTCGGCGCGGCCCCGCTCACCGCCGCCGGCTGA
- a CDS encoding ABC transporter ATP-binding protein has translation MTLLATESLTKTYGGRVTALADLTVSVEPGIIGLVGANGAGKSTLIKILLGLLAPTSGRVSVLGLDPTTDPAAVRARVGYMPEHDALPPDLSAAELVTHLGRISGLPRTVARERASEALRHVGLHEERHRAVGGYSTGMKQRVKLAQALVHDPDLLLLDEPTNGLDPAGRDAMLALIHRIGTEFGISVVVCSHLLGEVERICDTLVAIDGGRLLRADRISAMTTATDVLAVEVSEGTDELAARLAALDLPVSREGRLLLVPLADDGTYDLIIGAVAELDLPLHRLDQRRHRVAELFATREPSHV, from the coding sequence GTGACACTGCTCGCGACCGAGTCGCTGACCAAGACGTACGGAGGCCGGGTCACCGCGTTGGCCGACCTCACGGTGTCGGTCGAGCCGGGGATCATCGGACTGGTGGGCGCGAACGGCGCCGGCAAGTCCACCCTCATCAAGATCCTCCTGGGCCTGCTCGCCCCGACCAGCGGTCGGGTCTCCGTGCTCGGCCTCGACCCCACCACCGACCCCGCGGCCGTCCGGGCCCGGGTCGGCTACATGCCCGAGCACGACGCCCTCCCGCCCGACCTCTCCGCCGCCGAACTGGTCACCCACCTCGGCCGGATCAGCGGGCTGCCCCGCACGGTGGCCCGGGAGCGGGCCTCCGAGGCGCTGCGGCACGTCGGCCTGCACGAGGAGCGGCACCGGGCCGTCGGTGGCTACTCCACCGGCATGAAGCAGCGGGTGAAGCTCGCCCAGGCCCTGGTGCACGACCCCGACCTGCTGCTGCTCGACGAGCCGACAAACGGCCTCGACCCGGCCGGCCGGGACGCCATGCTGGCCCTGATCCACCGGATCGGCACCGAGTTCGGCATCTCCGTGGTGGTCTGCTCGCACCTGCTCGGGGAGGTGGAGCGGATCTGCGACACCCTGGTCGCCATCGACGGCGGCCGGCTGCTGCGCGCCGACCGCATCTCCGCCATGACCACCGCCACCGACGTGCTCGCCGTCGAGGTGAGCGAGGGCACGGACGAGCTGGCCGCCCGGCTCGCCGCGCTCGACCTGCCGGTGTCCCGGGAGGGGCGGCTGCTGCTCGTCCCGCTCGCCGACGACGGCACCTACGACCTGATCATCGGCGCCGTCGCCGAGCTGGACCTGCCGCTGCACCGGCTCGACCAGCGGCGGCACCGGGTGGCCGAACTCTTCGCCACGAGGGAGCCCAGCCATGTCTGA
- a CDS encoding ABC transporter permease, translating to MSEPTGVIHDIGYQRYTGPRLGRRHVFGALYLHGLRTAFGLGRSAKAKIFPWLVMGIVLIVAAGLTAVRTQTGQVVMTYAQFADSMSWLVIFFVAVVGPELVSRDLHSGVLPLYFSRPLPRGDYALAKLGSLATALWLLLGAPQLVMFLGAAFTTKDGMGGVWDELLDLLPGLLYAALWAVVFASVGLLIASLTGKRAFAAGGIVAVFLMTAPIVGILSIMPSRTVNELSMLGSPTALIHAVGEYTLGDLLVPGGNKDYQIGGFGPVYVAAAVLLVAGCVTLLLLRYRKVAAR from the coding sequence ATGTCTGAGCCGACCGGCGTCATCCACGACATCGGCTACCAGCGCTACACCGGCCCGCGGCTCGGCCGCCGGCACGTGTTCGGCGCGCTCTACCTGCACGGCCTGCGCACCGCCTTCGGGCTGGGCCGGTCCGCCAAGGCGAAGATCTTCCCCTGGCTGGTGATGGGCATCGTGCTGATCGTCGCCGCCGGGCTGACCGCGGTACGCACCCAGACCGGCCAGGTCGTCATGACGTACGCCCAGTTCGCCGACTCGATGAGCTGGCTGGTCATCTTCTTCGTCGCGGTGGTCGGGCCGGAGCTGGTCTCCCGCGACCTGCACAGCGGCGTGCTGCCGCTCTACTTCTCCCGCCCGCTGCCGCGCGGCGACTACGCGCTGGCCAAGCTCGGGTCGCTGGCCACCGCGCTCTGGCTGCTGCTCGGGGCGCCGCAGCTGGTGATGTTCCTGGGCGCCGCGTTCACGACCAAGGACGGGATGGGCGGGGTCTGGGACGAGCTGCTCGACCTGCTGCCCGGCCTGCTCTACGCGGCGCTCTGGGCGGTGGTCTTCGCCTCGGTCGGGCTGCTCATCGCCTCGCTCACCGGCAAGCGGGCGTTCGCGGCCGGCGGCATCGTGGCCGTGTTCCTGATGACCGCCCCGATCGTCGGCATCCTGTCGATCATGCCGTCCCGCACGGTCAACGAGTTGTCGATGCTCGGCTCGCCCACCGCCCTGATCCACGCCGTCGGCGAGTACACCCTCGGCGACCTGCTCGTACCCGGTGGGAACAAGGACTATCAGATCGGCGGCTTCGGGCCGGTCTACGTGGCCGCCGCCGTGCTGCTGGTGGCCGGCTGCGTCACCCTGCTGCTGCTGCGATACCGGAAGGTGGCCGCCCGATGA
- a CDS encoding ABC transporter ATP-binding protein, with translation MTTISAEPAAPATPASTLDLAGVSRWYGNVVAVNDVTMRLGPGVTGLLGPNGAGKTTLLHMMAGFLSPSRGAVTLDGAPTWRNPEVYRRLGLVSEREAVHTFLSAYEFVLASAKLHRLPDPEAAARRAIALVEMEDAQDRKIGTYSKGMRQRTRVAAALVHDPRVLLLDEPFNGMDPRQRLHMMGLLHRLGDAGRTILFSSHILEEVEQVSGTVQVMVAGRLAASGDYRTIRRLMTNRPHVFRVRSTDDRALAVALMAEESVTGVELGRDGLTVRAGDYGAFTRALPKIALARSLRVRSLTPEDESLESVFSYLVGS, from the coding sequence ATGACCACGATCAGCGCGGAACCGGCGGCCCCGGCCACCCCCGCCTCCACCCTCGACCTCGCCGGCGTCTCCCGCTGGTACGGCAACGTGGTGGCGGTCAACGACGTCACCATGCGGCTCGGGCCCGGCGTGACCGGCCTGCTCGGCCCGAACGGCGCCGGCAAGACCACCCTGCTGCACATGATGGCCGGCTTCCTCTCCCCGTCCCGGGGCGCGGTCACCCTCGACGGAGCGCCGACCTGGCGCAACCCCGAGGTCTACCGGCGGCTCGGCCTGGTCAGCGAGCGGGAGGCGGTGCACACCTTCCTCAGCGCGTACGAGTTCGTGCTGGCCAGCGCCAAGCTGCACCGGCTGCCCGACCCGGAGGCGGCGGCCCGGCGGGCCATCGCGCTCGTCGAGATGGAGGACGCGCAGGACCGGAAGATCGGCACCTACTCCAAGGGCATGCGGCAGCGCACCCGGGTGGCCGCCGCCCTGGTGCACGACCCGCGGGTGCTGCTGCTCGACGAGCCGTTCAACGGCATGGACCCGCGGCAGCGGCTGCACATGATGGGCCTGCTGCACCGCCTCGGCGACGCCGGCCGGACCATCCTGTTCAGCTCGCACATCCTGGAGGAGGTCGAGCAGGTCTCCGGCACGGTGCAGGTGATGGTCGCCGGACGGCTGGCCGCCTCCGGCGACTACCGCACCATCCGCCGGCTGATGACCAACCGTCCGCACGTCTTCCGGGTCCGCTCCACCGACGACCGGGCCCTCGCGGTCGCGTTGATGGCCGAGGAGTCGGTGACAGGTGTGGAACTGGGCCGGGACGGGCTGACCGTGCGGGCCGGCGACTACGGCGCCTTCACCCGGGCGCTGCCGAAGATCGCGCTGGCCCGGAGCCTCCGGGTCCGGTCGCTGACGCCCGAGGACGAATCGCTGGAGAGCGTCTTCTCCTACCTGGTGGGGAGCTGA